In Acidobacteriota bacterium, one DNA window encodes the following:
- a CDS encoding sulfite exporter TauE/SafE family protein, giving the protein MTLEPTSIALVLLTFGAAIVNGALGYGFSSITVPVALLFLTNRVLNPALVLIEIALNSYVLFVNRDALPGVWRRVTPIVIGLVPGVALGTVIVSSVNPGWLKFWTFVVLLPLILTQAAGIRRPIRREGSLGLVFGGGLGVLYAVTTISGPPLAILLNNQGVAKREFRAALGFVRLAESTMTGVAYLIAGLYSVESLSLIPLILPSIVLGVPVGAAIITRMSSETFRRICMSFDAWIVGFGVSTLLQQLDLVSGHRAFAVLGAVIAIDIWLLVRFFSRPH; this is encoded by the coding sequence ATGACCCTGGAACCGACGTCCATCGCGCTCGTGCTGCTGACGTTCGGCGCCGCGATCGTCAACGGCGCCCTCGGCTACGGCTTCTCGTCCATCACCGTTCCGGTCGCGCTGCTGTTCCTCACCAACCGCGTCCTGAACCCGGCGCTCGTGCTCATCGAGATCGCGCTGAACTCGTACGTGCTCTTCGTGAACCGCGACGCGCTGCCTGGCGTGTGGCGCCGGGTCACGCCGATCGTGATCGGCCTCGTGCCGGGCGTGGCCCTCGGCACCGTGATCGTCTCGTCCGTCAATCCGGGCTGGCTGAAGTTCTGGACCTTCGTCGTGCTGCTGCCGCTGATCCTCACGCAGGCCGCCGGGATCCGCCGGCCCATCAGGCGCGAGGGGAGCCTCGGCCTCGTGTTCGGCGGCGGCCTCGGCGTGTTGTACGCCGTGACGACGATCTCCGGCCCGCCGCTCGCGATTCTGCTCAACAACCAGGGCGTGGCCAAGCGCGAGTTCCGCGCCGCGCTGGGCTTCGTGCGGCTCGCCGAGTCGACCATGACCGGCGTCGCCTATCTCATCGCGGGCCTCTACTCCGTCGAGAGCCTCTCGCTCATCCCGCTCATCCTCCCGAGCATCGTGCTCGGCGTGCCGGTGGGCGCCGCGATCATCACGCGGATGTCGTCCGAGACGTTTCGGCGCATCTGCATGAGCTTCGACGCGTGGATCGTCGGGTTCGGCGTGTCGACGCTGCTCCAGCAGCTCGATCTCGTTTCCGGCCACCGGGCGTTCGCGGTGCTCGGCGCCGTGATCGCGATCGACATCTGGCTGCTCGTGCGGTTCTTCTCGCGGCCGCATTGA
- a CDS encoding alpha/beta hydrolase — translation MPRPLTTLTFALLCLPGLVAAQVSDPAPRGPVAASGRGAGSPVEPVTIRLWEQRAPGALGTDEADVPTLTYYAPQGRGAGTAVVVAPGGGYGALAMNHEGRQIANWLNAQGVAAFVLRYRLGPTYRHPVEIGDAQRAIRLVRSRAAELNVLPDRVGMMGFSAGGHLTSTAGTHFDAGDPASADPIERVSSRPDFLVLAYPVITSSGPYVHAGSMRNLLGESPPAALLDLLSNDRQVTKDTPPAFLFHTNADAAVPAENSVLFYLALRRAGVPAELHVFEPGPHGVGLAMSDPTLAGWPPLLSQWLRQHGWLTRP, via the coding sequence ATGCCTCGACCGCTCACGACCCTGACGTTTGCGCTGCTGTGCCTCCCCGGACTGGTTGCCGCCCAGGTGTCCGACCCGGCGCCGCGAGGTCCGGTCGCCGCCAGCGGGCGTGGCGCTGGCTCGCCCGTCGAGCCGGTGACGATTCGGCTGTGGGAGCAACGCGCGCCCGGCGCGCTGGGAACGGACGAGGCCGACGTGCCGACGCTGACGTACTACGCGCCGCAAGGCCGCGGCGCCGGCACCGCCGTCGTCGTTGCGCCCGGCGGCGGCTACGGTGCGCTCGCGATGAACCACGAGGGGCGGCAGATCGCGAACTGGCTCAACGCGCAGGGCGTGGCGGCGTTCGTGCTCAGGTACCGATTGGGTCCGACGTATCGTCATCCCGTCGAGATCGGCGACGCACAGCGGGCGATCCGCCTGGTGCGGTCGCGCGCTGCGGAGCTCAACGTGCTGCCGGATCGCGTCGGGATGATGGGCTTCTCGGCTGGCGGCCATCTCACGTCGACGGCCGGCACGCACTTCGACGCGGGCGATCCGGCGTCGGCCGATCCGATCGAGCGCGTCAGCAGCCGGCCGGACTTCCTCGTGCTCGCCTATCCGGTGATCACCTCGTCCGGTCCGTACGTGCACGCCGGCTCGATGCGCAATCTGCTCGGCGAATCGCCGCCGGCTGCGCTCCTCGATCTGCTGTCGAACGACAGACAGGTGACGAAGGACACGCCGCCGGCGTTCCTGTTCCACACGAACGCCGACGCCGCCGTACCGGCGGAGAACAGCGTGCTGTTCTATCTCGCGCTGCGCAGGGCGGGCGTTCCGGCCGAGCTGCACGTCTTCGAGCCCGGTCCGCACGGCGTGGGCCTGGCGATGAGCGACCCGACGCTCGCCGGCTGGCCGCCGCTCCTGTCGCAGTGGCTCAGGCAGCACGGGTGGCTGACGAGGCCCTGA